Proteins encoded in a region of the Pseudomonas putida genome:
- a CDS encoding glycine zipper 2TM domain-containing protein has translation MNKSMLVGAVLGAVGVTAGGAVATYSLVNKGPEYAQVTDVQPIKQQVKTPREVCKDVAVTRQAPVKDQHQIAGTVVGAIAGGLLGNQIGGGTGKKIATVAGAVGGGYAGNKVQEGMQERDTYTTTQTRCNTVNDISEKVVGYNVTYSIGDQVGKVKMDREPGSTIPLDKNGKLILSEAGQ, from the coding sequence GTGAACAAATCAATGCTGGTGGGTGCGGTACTGGGTGCTGTCGGTGTGACTGCCGGAGGTGCTGTCGCGACCTACAGCTTGGTCAACAAGGGGCCTGAGTATGCGCAGGTTACCGACGTGCAGCCGATCAAACAGCAGGTAAAAACCCCGCGCGAGGTCTGCAAGGACGTCGCCGTCACACGCCAAGCGCCGGTCAAGGACCAGCACCAGATTGCAGGTACCGTGGTGGGTGCCATTGCCGGCGGCCTGCTGGGTAACCAGATTGGTGGCGGTACCGGCAAGAAAATCGCCACCGTGGCTGGTGCGGTAGGTGGTGGTTATGCCGGTAACAAGGTGCAGGAGGGCATGCAGGAGCGTGACACCTACACCACCACGCAAACCCGCTGCAACACGGTCAACGACATCAGTGAGAAGGTGGTGGGCTACAACGTCACCTACTCCATTGGTGATCAGGTAGGCAAGGTGAAGATGGACCGTGAGCCGGGCTCGACCATTCCGCTGGACAAGAATGGCAAGTTGATCCTGAGCGAAGCGGGTCAGTAA